GCCGGTTCATGGGCTTCGGGGTGGTGGAGGAGAAGCGGGGCCGGCTGGTGCACGTGGGCCACGGCGTCATCAAGGGCGACCCGGCGCTGCCGCTGTCGGACCGCTTGAAGGACCTGCACGGCGCGCTGACGGCGGCCCTGGTGAGCTACCGGCCGGAAGCGGTGGCGGTGGAAGGCGTCTTCACCTTCCGCAACGCTCGCAGCGCGCTGGTGCTGGGGCACGCGCGGGGTGTCGCGCTGCTGGCCGCGGCGCAGGCGGGGTTGCCCGTCTTCGAGTACGCGCCCGCGAAGGTGAAGAAGTCGGTGGGGGCGGGCGGCGCGGGCGGCAAGGACGCGGTGGCGCGGATGGTGCGCACGTTCCTGGATTTGGATGCGTCGGTGCTGGAGCGCGCGGACGCGAGTGATGCGCTGGCGGTGGCGTTGTGCCACCTCAATCATGGACGGGCCGCGGTGCCGGCGGCGTCCGCGGCGGGCAAGAAGCGCAAGGGCGCGGCGTCGCTGCTGGCGGACCGGCTGGCGCCCGCGTACCGGCGCCCGGAGGCGAGATGATTTCGCGGTTGCGCGGGACGGTGCTGGAGAAGGACCTGGAGGACGCCACCATCGACGTGGGCGGCGTGGGCTACCGGGTGAACTTCTCCACGTTGTCGCTGGGGAAGCTGCCCATGGACGGGCAGCCGGTGGACGTGCGGGTGCGCACCGTGGTGCGCGAGGATGCCTTCGAGCTCTTCGGCTTCCTGACGAAGGGCGAGGAAGAGGTGTTCCTGCTGCTCAACAGCGTGTCGCGCGTGGGTCCCCGCCTGTCGCTGATGGTGCTGTCCGGCATGGAGGTGCCGGAGCTCGTGACGGCGCTGGCCCGGGGCGAGGTGGCCCGGCTGGCGAAGATTCACGGCGTGGGGAAGAAGACCGCCGAGCGACTGGTGTTGGAGCTCAAGGACAAGGTGAAGACGATTCACCTGGAGGCGGTGTCGCGAGGCACGGTGGCGGCGGCGCCCAGCGGCGCGCGCGACGACCTGGTCTCCGCGCTGCTCAACCTCGGCTACAAGCAGCCCCAGGCGGAGAAGGCCGCGGACCTGGCCGGCGAACGGCTGGGCGCGGACGCCAACTTCCAGGCGCTCTTCCGCGAGGCGCTCAAGGCGCTGCGCTCCGGCGGCTGATCGCACGGAAATCCGGTGTGACGGCGCTGTGACGGCGAAATCCAGCCGGGCCGCCGGTCCGTACTGGGTTCTCTCCTGTTGAGAACTTGAAGGGGTCTGGGGCCAGACGGCCCCAGTGTCACCCTGTCGGCATAAGTCGTCACGCGTCGCGTGATGCCGGACAGCAGACGCGGTTTCCTACCAGGGGCCGACGAAGGGTGTGCGGCGTGGGTGACACTTTCCAGTTCCAGCGGCGAGGGCCGGCACGGCGCCGAGGACGAGGGTTGGGTTCATGACGTCATGGCGTTCGACGCCCGTGTGGGCGGTGTTGGCCTGCGGGGTCTCGTTGGGGTGTGAGCCGTCGTTGGAAGACGCTGCGGGCTGGGAGGAAGCGCGCGTCGTTCCGGAGTCGGAGGCTTCTGTCGACGCGGTGACGGAGGGTGACGCGGCGCTGTCGCCGTGGATCTTCTCCCAGCCGTGGGCCGTCTGCAGCGACACGGCGCAGCGGGTGATGGACATCCGTCCGGGCCCGCTGGGTTCGCAGCCGCAGGGGCTGGCGCGGGCGGGTGAGGTGCTCGTCTTCAGCGCGGATGATGGCGTGAGCGGCCGTGAGTTGTGGGCGAGCGCGGCCGACGCGCGGAGCATCTCGCGTCTGCGGGACGTGCGGCCGGGGCCCGCGGGCTCGCAGCCGCGCGACCTGACGCAGGTGGGGCGGTGGGTCTACTTCGTCGCGGACGATGGCCAGCATGGCGCGGAGCTCTGGCGCACGGACGGCTCGACGGCGGGCACCGCGCTGGTGCGGGACATGCGGCCCGGGCCGGTCGGCTCGGCCCCTGAGTTCCTCACCCACGTGGACGGCACGTTGTACTTCACGGCGAATGACGGGCAGTCCGGCCGCGAGCTGTGGCGCAGCGACGGCACGGAGCGGGGGACGGTGCGGGTGCACGAGTTCCTCCCCGGGCCGGGAGACCTCGCCCTGAACCAGCTCACGGCGTGGGACGGGGGCCTGGCGCTGGTGTCGTCCGAGGCGCGGGAGACGGTGGTGTGGTGGGTGGGCCCCACGGGGGCGCCCCGGCGCGTATTCTCACGGGAAGGCGCGGGCGTGATTTTCGGGCTCACGGCGGCGGGCCGGCACCTCTTCTTCCTGTTGGATCCCGGCACGGAGGTGGGCGAGCTCTGGGTGGTGCGGGACACGTCACTGGCCGCGGAGCGGGTGCGCTCGTTCCCCGGCGATTACCCGGCGTACCTCACGCCCATGGATGACGTGCTGTACTTCATGGCGGGGGCGGCGGACTGGTACGGCAACCCCGGGGACGCCGTGCACGGCGGCGAGCTGTGGCGCAGCGATGGGAGCACGGCGGGGACGGAGCTCGTCGTGGACCTCCGGCCCGGGGCCCTGGGCTCGATGCCCAAGGACCTGGTCGTCATGGGGGACGCCTTGTACTTCTCCGCGGATGACGGCGTGCACGGCCGCGAGCTGTGGCGCAGCGATGGGCGCGCGGCGGGGACGGAGCTGGTGAGGGACCTCGAGCCGGGGCCGGTGGGAAGCGCGCCCGCGGGGCTCACGGTCGAGGAGGGCTGGCTGTTCTTCTCCGCGGAGACGGCGGGCCACGGCCGCGAGGTCTGGTACAGCGCGGGCCGACCCTGGGGAACGAGCCGGCTGGCGGACATCGCGCCCGCGGCGGCGTCATCGAACCCGTTCGACTTCGTGCGCGCGGGCTGGCGCCTCTTCTTCGTCGCCTCGGATGGGGCGCGGGACCAGGAGCTGTACTCGGTGCCGTTCCGGCCCTGGTTCTTGTGTTTCAGCAAGGACTGCTGAACGTCCGCGCTACGCCGCCCGCCGTGAGGCGGGGGTGGGCCGCACGTCTCCGAAGTTGGGCGCGGGCAGGACGACGGTGGGTGACAGCCCCGGCGCCATGACGTGCGCGGTGAGCTGCGAGGACGGGTGGAAGTTGACGAACGCGCCGTCCACCGTCGAGGTGCCCGCGAACAGCTTCTCCACGACCATGGAGGAGTACTGCGCCAGGGAGTCTTCGCGCGTGTTGCCGTTGAGGACCACCTCCCAGCCCATGTGCTCGGCGAAGCGGCGCACGCCGGGGATGGCGGACTGCAGCGGCGTGTAGCTCTCCGTGGCCACGCCGTTTTCACTGGTGACGAACACCTCGCGCGAGGTGGCCACCGCCAGCGACATGTTCCCCCGCGTGTGGCCCGGCGTGCTGAGGAGCGCCGCGCCCTGGCCCAGCCAGACGTCTCCGTCCAGGAGCACCACGCGCTCGCGGGGGATGTCGGCACCGCCGGGGACGAACCACACCGCCTGCATGGGGTGCAGGTCCATCACCACCTCCCATTCGGCGCGCTGCACCAGCAGCCGGGCCCGGGGGAAGCACGCGGGCATGCCGTCTCCGCCCAACCAGCCCCGCAGGTCCTGGATGTGGAGGTGGTCGAAGGCGAGGTAGTCCACGTCCGCGGGCGTGAGGCCCAACGCGGCCAGGTGGCTCTGGACGGAGCCATGCCGCGTGGACATCACCTTGTCGGAGACGATGGCGCCGTAGCGCTCGCGCAGCGCCCGGTAGAAGGGGGCAGAGACGCCGCGCTCGTAGTCGGACGGGTTGAAGAGCAGCGTGCGCCGCGCGCCTTCGCGGTCCACGAACTGCACCACCTGCATCCGGTTGGTCAGCATGGCGTAGGGCGCGGGCGACAGCGCGGCGCCGCTGAAGGCGAACTGTGCGGGGTAGGGGAAGGTGACGAGGTCACACGTGGCCACCGCGGCCACCGGCCCTTCCTTCACGAAGGCTTCCCGCGCGTCCAGCGCCGCCCGGCGGAGCTTCTGCAGCCGGAGTCCAGGGACGGATTCGGCGCGGGCGCCGGCGAGCGAGGGGAGGGGACGGAACGCTGGGCTCGTGTTCATGGGGTCACCTGGGCGGAATCTCGCACACGCCGGGAGCACTTCAATCGCCTCCGGGTGACTCCGCGGCCAATGTGTTGGAAACGCGAGGGGAGGCGGCCGCCTTCCCCTTCCCGTGCCCGGCTGGCTGGTGGGGCCGGTGGCTCCCGAGGTATCGCCACCAGATGTGCGGCGACAGGCGCGCCCTTCCTGTATAGGGTCCGGATGGTCATGGCGAGGAAGTCCGACACACTCTCGGAAGACGTCCTGCCCGAGGACGTCCGGCTCGAGGCCTCCCTGCGTCCGCGCTCGTTCGACGAGTACGTGGGGCAGGGGCCCGTCGTCGAAAAGCTCAAGGTGTACGTGCAGGCCGCGCGCAGCCGGGGTGAGGCGCTGGACCACTGCCTGTTCTCCGGTCCGCCGGGCCTGGGCAAGACGTCGCTGGCGCACATCATCGCGAACGAGCTGGGCGTGGGAATCCACGTCACCAGCGGCCCCGCCCTGGAGCGCAAGGGCGACCTGGCGGGCCTGCTCACCAACCTCGACGCGCGGGACGTGCTCTTCATCGATGAAATCCACCGCCTCAACGCCGCCGTGGAGGAATACCTCTACCCGGCCATGGAGGACTTCCGGCTGGACATCACCATCGACACCGGGCCCGCCGCCCGGGCGATGAAGATTGATTTGCCGCCCTTCACCCTGATTGGCGCCACCACGCGCACCGGCCTGCTCACCTCGCCGCTGCGCGACCGCTTCCAGATTCAGGAACGGCTGGAGTACTACGACGCCAAAGCATTGGAGAGCATCCTCCACCGTTCGGCGCGCATCCTCGGCATTCCCCTGGAGCGCGACGCGGCGCGCGAGGTGGCCAGCCGCTCGCGGGGCACGCCGCGCATCACCAACCGGCTGCTGCGCCGCCTGCGTGACTTCGCGCAGGTGGAGGGTGATGGCAGAATCACCCTGGCGCTGGCGAAGTCGTCGTTGGACCGGCTGGGCGTGGACGCCAGCGGGTTGGACGCCATGGACCGCAAGATCCTGCTGACCATCCTCGACAAGTTCGGCGGCGGCCCGGTGGGGGTGGAGACCATCGCGGCCAGCGTGGGCGAGCAGCGCGACACCATTGAAGACGTGTACGAGCCCTTCCTGATGCAGGAGGGCTTCCTCCAGCGCACGCCGCGTGGCCGAATGGCGACGCACCGCACGTACCAGTACTTCAAGAAGCAACCCCCGCCCACGCCGCAGGGCAGCCTCTTCTGAGATGCCATGAGCCAGGACACGTCCGCCGCCACGTCCCGCGTCCCCCGCGACTTCTACGCCGACCTGATGCGCGCCTCGCAGGCGTCGCGCGCCGGCTTCCTCGCAGAGCGCGAGCGCTGGCTGCGGGGCGTCCCGGTGGAGGGGCGTGAGGAGCTGCTCTTCGAGTTCGAGATGCTCCTGCGCGCCGTGGAGCGCTACCTCAACCTGAACACGGTGGTGGACGCCCGGGACCGGCCGCTCGTCACCCGGGACTTCCGCGAGGAGCTCGCGGACGTCCGCGACGCCATGGACCGCGCCATCCGCGTCGCGCGCCATCTTCAGGACCCGGACAGCGACCAGAAGATGGTCTTCCGCAAGTACGTGGAGACCCAGCTCGCGGACGACCGCGTCCGGCGCGCGCTCATCGAGGAGGAGCTGGACCAGGAGACGCCGCCCGAGAGCCTCTTCGTGTTGCGCGAGGCCTTCGACGCGCTCAAGAACCTGCTGGACCACCTGCTCAAGCTGCCGGCGGCGAACCTCGGCCTCTTCCAGGACGTGGGCAAGCTGTCGCTGCGGGAAATCGTCCTCAACCGCTACTTCCGTCCCTTCCGCCCCCTGGAGTTCCGCGTCGAGTACGACCGGCTCCGCTCCGTGCGGCTGTTGGACACGCTGGCCACCTTCCCGGAGGAGCAGCGCGCCGTCTTCACCACCGCGTTCCTCGGTCTCTTCCGGCTGCTGCACTACCTGGCCTACGTGGACGCCGAGGAGCAGCCGCCCTTCTCCCGGCGGGTGCGGGTGCTGCTGGCGCTGGTGCGCAGCGAGGCCAACTCACTGGCGTCGTGGATGCACTCGGAGCTGTCCCCGAAGGCTGGCTCCAAGTCGCTGCAGGCCGCCACGTTGCGCGCCGCCCGTGACATCGCGCGGGAGACGGAGCGCGTGGCGCGCGAGGTGCTCGTCAACCTGGACCGCGACGCGGAGGCCCCGCTGCGCGCCGCGTCCGCCTTCACCACGGTGCTGCGCACGCAGGTGGTGGTGCTGGTGGAGGCGCTCGCGCCCAACGGTGGCCTGTCGGACGGCGTCTTCGACGAGCTGATGAGCCCCCAGGACGGGGCGCTGCGCCTGCGCAAGGACTTGTGGGTGTACGCCCAGTTGTGCCGCGCCGCGGAGTCGCACCTGCGCGCCGAGGACGTGTCCGCCGCCGAGCGCGCGCTGGACGCCCTCAAGGTGTTCCTGGGCTACTTCCACGACGGCAGCTACCAACTGCTGCGCTACGGCGACTACGACGCCTTCGACCGCTTCACCTCGCTGCTGGTGGAGCTGCCGTGGCCGCCGGAAGGGCCTGGCATCCGCGCCCGGCTGGGAGAGGACCTGCGCCGTTTCATCCAGACGCTGGAGTCCACCTTCCACGCTGTCAGCCGGCGCACCCTCCTCCAGGGCAGGGGGTTCGATCGCCAGGATGCAGAGGCCCTGCGGGACCGCTTCCTCTCCGCCCCGGCGCGCTGATACAGCCTTTTCGCGTAGCTACTGCCCTCCCGTGCCGCCAGTCCTCCTGTGAGGGCGGCTTTCACGGGGGGTGTTTGCTTCGTTGGGTTCCTTGCGCTATGGACCCGCCCGTGTTGCATGGAAGACACGGGTTGGTGGGGATGGGGTGGAGGGGAGGGGGCATCAAGGACGGGGGTGGCGAATCCCCGACATCGGTGTCGCGGTTCGGGAGGGTTTCCGCAGCCCGCTGAAAAGGGAGGGGTGCCTGGCCGGAACCGGCACCCCTGACGACGCACGAAAAAGCCGAGTGATTCCCAAGGCTTGAAGCATGTTTTGGGGGGCTCGGAGTTGCAGGGAATGTCACGGGCAAGTGGCATGCTGCTTGCTCAAATCGCGCGTCGCATCAGACCACTGATGAACGATTCTGACCCCTCCGGCGGGGTCTGGAGCGGAAGTCCCGCAGTACCGAGCAGCCACGAGGCGACACCCACAATGCGACCGTCCTCCTACAACCAGCGCACCCTTTCGAAGACCGCCTCTCTGCAGGGCGTCGGGCTCCATTCGGGTGCCCGGGTGACGCTCACCTTGCGGCCCGCGCCCGCGGGCCACGGCATCGTCTTCGTGCGCACGGACCTGGCCCGCCCGGTGAGCATCCCCGCGCTGGCCGAGTACGTCGTGGACACGTCGCTGGCCACGACGCTGGGGCGGGACGGCGTTCGCGTGGGCACGGTGGAGCACCTGATGGCGGCGCTCGCCGGCATGGGCATCGACAACCTCCGGGTGGAGCTGGACGGTCCGGAAGTCCCCATCATGGATGGCAGCGCGGCGCCCTTCGCGGCCCTCATCCAGAGCGCGGGCGTGCGTGAGCAGGAGGCTCCCAAGGAGCTGCTCGTCATCCGCAAGGCCGTGTCCGTGGTGGACGGCGACAAGCAGGCCTCGCTCACGCCGGCGCGGCACTTCCGCATCAGTTGCACCATCGACTTCGAGCACCCCGTCATCCAGGGGCAGTCGTTCGACCTGGACTTCGGCGACCGCGACTTCGCTCGTGAGATTTCGCGCGCGCGCACCTTCGGCTTCCTGCGCGACGTGGAGAAGCTGAAGCAGCTCGGCCTGGCGCGGGGCGGCTCGCTGGAGAACGCCATCGTCGTGGACGAGGTCTCCATCCTCAACCCGGACGGGCTGCGCTTCCCGGACGAGTTCGTGCGCCACAAGATCCTGGATGCCATTGGCGACGTGTCGCTCTTTGGCCGTCCCGTCATTGGCCACATGACGGCGTACAAGACGGGCCACGCGCTCAACCACAAGCTGGTGCGCAAGGTGATGTCCGACCCGAGCTGCTACGAAATCGTTCCCGCTCGCCGTCGTGAGCTGGAGGGCATGGGATTGGGCTTCTCTGGACTGGCGGGCGCGCTGGACCTGGAGCCTCTCGTCGCCTGACGTCATTAACTTGCAGGACCGGGAAGGCTCGGCTAAGTCGGCGGGCTATGCTCAACCGTCCCACCCGCGTCATCCTCGCCGCGCTCCTGGCGGCCACCTTCACCGCCGGCTGCAACAAGGAGAAGGCGCCGGCCACCGCTCCCGTGGCGCAGCAGGCGGCCGGTGAGCCTTCGCCGGACACCGTCGTCGCCACCTTCGGCGACGGTCAGAAGATTACCTACAAGGAACTCAACGAGCGCCTCCAGGAGCCGCTGGCCAACCTGGAGAAGCAGAAGTCGCAGCTCCTGAAGCGTGGCCTGGACGGCATGGTGACGGAGAAGCTCGTGGATGCCGAGGCCAAGAAGCGCGGCATCACCCAAGAGGCGTACCTGAAGGCGGAGATCGACGACAAGGTCCCCGCGCCCTCCGACGAGCGCGTCAAGGAAGTCTACGACGGCGCCGCGGGGCAGCTCCCGGAGGGTTCCACCTTCGAGGCGATGAAGCCGCAGATCGTGGAGTTCCTGACGCAGCAGCCGAAGCAGGAGCGCGCGCAGGCCCTCTTCGAGGAGCTGCGCAAGGCCGCCAACGTCAAGGTGACGCTGCCGGAGCCGCCGCGTCCTCCCGTCGTCCGCAAGCAGGTGGCCGCCACGGGCGCCGCCAAGGGTGGCCCGGAAGGCTCGCCCATCACCATCGTCGAGTTCAGCGACTTCCAGTGCCCGTTCTGCGGCCGCGCCAACCCGGTGCTGGCGCAGGTTCAGCAGGAGTACGGCGACAAGGTCCGCATCGTCTTCCGCCACTTCCCGCTCGACTTCCACAAGGAGGCGCCGAAGGCCTCCGAGGCCTCGCTGTGCGCGCAGGACCAGGGCAAGTTCTGGGAGATGCACGACCTGCTCTTCGAGAACCAGCAGGCGCTGGGCGTGGACTCGCTCAAGAAGTACGCCGCCGACCTGAAGCTGGACACGGCGAAGTTCAACGCCTGCCTCGACTCCAACGAGAAGGCCGCCATCGTTTCGAAGGACCTGGCCGACGGCAAGGCGGCGGGCGTGTCTGGCACCCCGGCCTTCTTCATCAACGGCATCCTGCTGTCCGGCGCGCAGCCCTTCGAGGAGTTCAAGACCATCATCGACGGCGAGCTGAACGCCAAGAAGTAGTCACCGTCGTTCCCGGGGAGACGGGCAGTGGCGACACGACCCAAGGCCACGCCCCGCCTCGTGGGTGATGCGGCGACGCTCGAACTGGAGCTCCCGCTCACCCAGGGCTTGTCCCCATCCCGTCCCCTCCAGGCCTGGTTCAACGGGCCGGAGGGGATGGTGCTCCTCCAGGAGCCGCAAGGCTTCGCCGGCTTCCTGGCCGGCAGCCTGCGCACCCTGTCGATGGAGGAGGTCTTCGCCAACGTCCTGTCGGGCATCCGCAGCGGGCTGTTGGCCGTGCAGCACCCCACCGGCCGCCGCACGGTGTCCTTCCGCGACGGGCAGGTGGTGTTCGCCACCTCCACCGAGCGCTGGGAGCGGCTGGGCTCGGCGCTGCTCCGGCTGGGCCTCCTGACGCAGGTGCAGCTCACGCAGGCGCTCTCGCGCGTGACGCCGTCGCGGCGCATTGGCCAGGTGTTGACGTCCGAGGGGCTCGTCTCCGAGGCGAACCTCTACAGCGCCATGACGTACGTGGTGCGCGAGGTGGTGCTCAGCCTCTTTGAATTGGAAGAGGCCAGCTTCATGTTCGTCGAGGGCCCCGCGCCCATGGCGGACGTGGTGAAGCTGCCCGAGCGCACGAGGGACCTCGTCCTCACCGGCATCAAGCGCTCCGAGGTCGTGGCGCGCCTGCGCCGCCGCTTCCCGGACGACATGCACGCGGCCGTGGGGCCCGAGGGGGCCCTGCCTGGCGACGAGCGCCTGTTCGCCCGGCTGGCGGATGGGCTGGCCGTGTCCGCCTTGCGTGGCGCCTATGAGGGCGGACCTCACGCCTTCTACACGTGGCTGGAGGAGGCCGTTCGCGGGGGCAACGTGGCGGTTCATCCCGCGGAGCCGCCTCCCGCGAAGACGCCCGCCGTGGAAGGCATGGCCTGGGAGCTGCTCTCCGCGGAGGAGCGCTACAACCTCCTGTTGTCGCTGGTGCACCGCGCGCTGCGCGACGCGGGGAATGACACGGACCTGCTGCGCGGCTTCCTGGACGCGCCGCCGCAGGGGCTCGAGGACGCGTACGCCGGCGTGACGCTGAGCGCGGAGGGCCGCGTGGACGTGGCGCGGCTGAGGGCCAACCTCTCCTCGGGGGACGAGGCCGTGGGCCGCGCCCTCACGCTGGAGGCGCTGGACGCCTTCGTGTCGTACGCGTTGTTTTCAGCGCGCAACGTCTTGCCTCCCGACGTGGCGGAGCGCTTGTCCAACACCTACCGCACACTGCAGGGTGGACTGGCCTAGCCACGGGCCCGTGCCCACGTTCGTCCCTCTGGCAGTCGGGGGCGGGGAGTGGGCATGGGCGCGATGAGCAGGTGGGCGT
This genomic window from Myxococcus hansupus contains:
- the ruvC gene encoding crossover junction endodeoxyribonuclease RuvC; protein product: MRVLGVDPGSRFMGFGVVEEKRGRLVHVGHGVIKGDPALPLSDRLKDLHGALTAALVSYRPEAVAVEGVFTFRNARSALVLGHARGVALLAAAQAGLPVFEYAPAKVKKSVGAGGAGGKDAVARMVRTFLDLDASVLERADASDALAVALCHLNHGRAAVPAASAAGKKRKGAASLLADRLAPAYRRPEAR
- a CDS encoding ELWxxDGT repeat protein, with protein sequence MTSWRSTPVWAVLACGVSLGCEPSLEDAAGWEEARVVPESEASVDAVTEGDAALSPWIFSQPWAVCSDTAQRVMDIRPGPLGSQPQGLARAGEVLVFSADDGVSGRELWASAADARSISRLRDVRPGPAGSQPRDLTQVGRWVYFVADDGQHGAELWRTDGSTAGTALVRDMRPGPVGSAPEFLTHVDGTLYFTANDGQSGRELWRSDGTERGTVRVHEFLPGPGDLALNQLTAWDGGLALVSSEARETVVWWVGPTGAPRRVFSREGAGVIFGLTAAGRHLFFLLDPGTEVGELWVVRDTSLAAERVRSFPGDYPAYLTPMDDVLYFMAGAADWYGNPGDAVHGGELWRSDGSTAGTELVVDLRPGALGSMPKDLVVMGDALYFSADDGVHGRELWRSDGRAAGTELVRDLEPGPVGSAPAGLTVEEGWLFFSAETAGHGREVWYSAGRPWGTSRLADIAPAAASSNPFDFVRAGWRLFFVASDGARDQELYSVPFRPWFLCFSKDC
- a CDS encoding DUF4388 domain-containing protein, with product MATRPKATPRLVGDAATLELELPLTQGLSPSRPLQAWFNGPEGMVLLQEPQGFAGFLAGSLRTLSMEEVFANVLSGIRSGLLAVQHPTGRRTVSFRDGQVVFATSTERWERLGSALLRLGLLTQVQLTQALSRVTPSRRIGQVLTSEGLVSEANLYSAMTYVVREVVLSLFELEEASFMFVEGPAPMADVVKLPERTRDLVLTGIKRSEVVARLRRRFPDDMHAAVGPEGALPGDERLFARLADGLAVSALRGAYEGGPHAFYTWLEEAVRGGNVAVHPAEPPPAKTPAVEGMAWELLSAEERYNLLLSLVHRALRDAGNDTDLLRGFLDAPPQGLEDAYAGVTLSAEGRVDVARLRANLSSGDEAVGRALTLEALDAFVSYALFSARNVLPPDVAERLSNTYRTLQGGLA
- the lpxC gene encoding UDP-3-O-acyl-N-acetylglucosamine deacetylase, with the translated sequence MRPSSYNQRTLSKTASLQGVGLHSGARVTLTLRPAPAGHGIVFVRTDLARPVSIPALAEYVVDTSLATTLGRDGVRVGTVEHLMAALAGMGIDNLRVELDGPEVPIMDGSAAPFAALIQSAGVREQEAPKELLVIRKAVSVVDGDKQASLTPARHFRISCTIDFEHPVIQGQSFDLDFGDRDFAREISRARTFGFLRDVEKLKQLGLARGGSLENAIVVDEVSILNPDGLRFPDEFVRHKILDAIGDVSLFGRPVIGHMTAYKTGHALNHKLVRKVMSDPSCYEIVPARRRELEGMGLGFSGLAGALDLEPLVA
- the ruvA gene encoding Holliday junction branch migration protein RuvA, translated to MISRLRGTVLEKDLEDATIDVGGVGYRVNFSTLSLGKLPMDGQPVDVRVRTVVREDAFELFGFLTKGEEEVFLLLNSVSRVGPRLSLMVLSGMEVPELVTALARGEVARLAKIHGVGKKTAERLVLELKDKVKTIHLEAVSRGTVAAAPSGARDDLVSALLNLGYKQPQAEKAADLAGERLGADANFQALFREALKALRSGG
- the ruvB gene encoding Holliday junction branch migration DNA helicase RuvB; the encoded protein is MVMARKSDTLSEDVLPEDVRLEASLRPRSFDEYVGQGPVVEKLKVYVQAARSRGEALDHCLFSGPPGLGKTSLAHIIANELGVGIHVTSGPALERKGDLAGLLTNLDARDVLFIDEIHRLNAAVEEYLYPAMEDFRLDITIDTGPAARAMKIDLPPFTLIGATTRTGLLTSPLRDRFQIQERLEYYDAKALESILHRSARILGIPLERDAAREVASRSRGTPRITNRLLRRLRDFAQVEGDGRITLALAKSSLDRLGVDASGLDAMDRKILLTILDKFGGGPVGVETIAASVGEQRDTIEDVYEPFLMQEGFLQRTPRGRMATHRTYQYFKKQPPPTPQGSLF
- a CDS encoding thioredoxin domain-containing protein; translation: MLNRPTRVILAALLAATFTAGCNKEKAPATAPVAQQAAGEPSPDTVVATFGDGQKITYKELNERLQEPLANLEKQKSQLLKRGLDGMVTEKLVDAEAKKRGITQEAYLKAEIDDKVPAPSDERVKEVYDGAAGQLPEGSTFEAMKPQIVEFLTQQPKQERAQALFEELRKAANVKVTLPEPPRPPVVRKQVAATGAAKGGPEGSPITIVEFSDFQCPFCGRANPVLAQVQQEYGDKVRIVFRHFPLDFHKEAPKASEASLCAQDQGKFWEMHDLLFENQQALGVDSLKKYAADLKLDTAKFNACLDSNEKAAIVSKDLADGKAAGVSGTPAFFINGILLSGAQPFEEFKTIIDGELNAKK